A single genomic interval of Helianthus annuus cultivar XRQ/B chromosome 6, HanXRQr2.0-SUNRISE, whole genome shotgun sequence harbors:
- the LOC110864946 gene encoding uncharacterized protein LOC110864946, which produces MMDPCPFVRLMIESLSLKLPLTTNSVASATGIHSSATPCYCKLRIKNFPPQTALIPLSQDTPPEHSNSNSNSNSNSNSNSSSVNFHLDPAALRRLQNKPVVLTVSVYTGRMGQSCGFSGGKLLGRVGVVVNIDGSVTKPVVFQNGWMKLGNEPAASLHLKVRTEPDPRFLFQFGGEPECSPVVFQIQGNIRQPVFSCKFSADRNSRSRSLPSDFTMHNINRGWMTTFSNGKEKPGRERKGWMIVVHDLSGSSIAAASMITPFVPCQGSDRVSRSNPGAWLILRPHGVSISNWKPWGRLEAWRERGPVDGLGYKFELVTNSGMTSGIPISEGTMNIKKGGKFCIDETLKDSRASPLSNIKGFVMSSTVEGEGKASKPMVQVGVQHVTCMADAALFIALSAAIDLSMDACMLFSRKLRKEFLQDEQDFLS; this is translated from the exons ATGATGGATCCATGTCCATTTGTTCGCTTAATGATCGAATCATTATCACTCAAACTCCCACTCACCACCAACTCCGTCGCTTCCGCCACCGGCATCCACTCCTCCGCCACCCCATGCTACTGCAAACTCCGCATCAAAAACTTCCCGCCACAAACCGCCCTCATCCCACTCTCCCAAGACACCCCACCCGAacattccaattccaattccaattctaATTCCAATTCTAATTCCAATTCTTCGAGTGTCAACTTCCACCTTGACCCGGCCGCCCTCCGCCGTCTCCAAAACAAACCGGTTGTTCTAACCGTGTCGGTCTACACGGGTCGTATGGGCCAGTCGTGCGGGTTTAGTGGAGGGAAATTGTTGGGCCGGGTTGGGGTGGTGGTTAACATAGATGGGTCGGTTACTAAACCGGTCGTGTTTCAGAACGGGTGGATGAAACTTGGGAATGAACCGGCGGCTAGTTTGCATTTGAAGGTGCGGACTGAACCGGATCCACGGTTTTTGTTTCAGTTTGGAGGTGAACCGGAGTGTAGCCCGGTGGTTTTTCAGATTCAGGGGAATATTCGACAGCCGGTTTTTAGTTGCAAGTTTAGTGCCGACCGGAACTCTAGATCGCG TTCCCTCCCATCAGATTTTACCATGCACAATATCAACAGAGGATGGATGACAACCTTTTCGAATGGAAAAGAAAAGCCCGGTAGAGAACGAAAAGGGTGGATGATTGTGGTCCACGATCTATCCGGTTCATCCATAGCCGCTGCCTCCATGATCACTCCCTTTGTCCCATGTCAAGGTTCTGACCGTGTTTCACGGTCAAACCCTGGGGCTTGGCTTATCCTTCGCCCCCATGGTGTCTCAATCAGTAATTGGAAGCCGTGGGGACGACTTGAAGCCTGGCGTGAAAGGGGCCCGGTAGACGGGTTAGGTTATAAATTCGAACTTGTCACTAATTCTGGTATGACGAGTGGGATTCCCATTTCTGAAGGCACAATGAATATAAAGAAAGGTGGCAAATTTTGCATTGATGAAACATTGAAAGATTCAAGAGCCAGCCCATTGTCGAACATCAAAGGGTTCGTAATGAGTTCAACCGTGGAAGGCGAAGGGAAAGCAAGTAAGCCGATGGTGCAAGTGGGTGTGCAACATGTGACATGTATGGCCGATGCTGCTCTTTTTATTGCGCTTTCAGCTGCGATTGATCTTAGTATGGATGCTTGTATGCTCTTTTCACGAAAACTAAGAAAAGAGTTTTTGCAAGATGAACAAGATTTTCTTTCATAA
- the LOC110864944 gene encoding 40S ribosomal protein S30, giving the protein MGKVHGSLARAGKVRGQTPKVAKQDKKKQPRGRAHKRIQYNRRFVTAVVGFGKKRGPNSSEK; this is encoded by the exons ATGG GAAAGGTTCACGGATCGTTGGCTCGTGCCGGTAAAGTGAGGGGTCAAACCCCCAAGGTTGCCAAGCAAGACAAGAAGAAACAGCCCCGTGGACGTGCCCACAAGCGCATCCAATACAACCGCCGATTTGTCACCGCCG TTGTCGGTTTTGGAAAGAAGAGGGGGCCAAACTCATCAGAGAAGTAA